Proteins encoded by one window of Lathyrus oleraceus cultivar Zhongwan6 chromosome 1, CAAS_Psat_ZW6_1.0, whole genome shotgun sequence:
- the LOC127125248 gene encoding cyclic dof factor 3: MNGEDDMCVKASSFMLFGKKIPVPDYHIPASSQIQANSTTMKSKNSSNEDESKVTTNTVEDTMETSSKEQDKVIKKPDKIVQCPRCKSFDTKFCYFNNYNVNQPRHFCRSCHRYWTAGGTMRNVAVGAGRRKNKHITNDNGIVLKFGRENGSLDESRTPMLNLVNQKRNVDAGGGNNCRENGDEESSLCVSSVTNGYTRGNELTEGEQNRSKHLQSYPSSSWMIPLNQRWNNVTSMVQSSMQMCNPFGIDPNAMQWCHAPMVAVTNIFTPNIGLQFVPGSYGNGNVSIGSNGCISPSSSTTSNSFCEGNGSTIPSKHTRDSVLIDEEKS, encoded by the exons atgaatggtgaagatgaCATGTGTGTTAAAGCTTCTAGTTTCATGCTCTTTGGGAAGAAGATCCCGGTGCCGGATTATCATATTCCGGCGAGTTCTCAGATTCAGGCCAATTCTACAACCATG AAATCGAAGAATTCCTCAAATGAAGATGAATCAAAAGTTACTACCAACACTGTGGAAGATACCATGGAAACAAGCAGCAAAGAACAAGACAAAGTCATAAAGAAACCAGACAAGATTGTTCAGTGTCCGAGATGCAAAAGTTTCGACACGAAATTCTGTTATTTCAACAATTACAATGTCAATCAGCCTCGTCATTTCTGTCGGAGCTGTCATAGGTATTGGACAGCAGGTGGAACGATGAGAAACGTTGCTGTTGGTGCAGGGAGACGGAAGAACAAGCATATCACTAATGATAACGGTATTGTCCTTAAATTCGGCCGAGAAAATGGCTCTCTCGACGAATCAAGAACGCCGATGCTTAATCTTGTGAACCAAAAGAGAAATGTTGATGCAGGTGGTGGGAACAATTGTAGAGAAAACGGAGATGAAGAATCGTCCTTATGTGTATCTTCTGTGACGAATGGTTATACTCGAGGAAACGAGTTAACCGAAGGCGAACAAAATAGGTCAAAACATTTGCAGAGTTACCCTTCATCTTCATGGATGATTCCATTGAATCAAAGGTGGAACAATGTTACTTCCATGGTTCAATCATCAATGCAGATGTGTAACCCTTTTGGAATTGATCCTAATGCAATGCAGTGGTGTCACGCGCCGATGGTCGCGGTTACGAACATTTTCACACCAAACATTGGATTGCAATTTGTTCCAGGATCATATGGAAATGGAAATGTTTCAATAGGTTCAAATGGTTGCATTTCACCTTCTTCATCAACTACTAGTAACAGTTTTTGTGAAGGTAATGGTTCAACAATCCCTAGCAAACACACTAGAGATTCTGTTTTGATTGATGAAGAGAAATCATAA